A segment of the Candidatus Eisenbacteria bacterium genome:
TGATGTCGATCGTGGTGCCGGTCACCGTACCGGTGCAATCGTAGTTGCCGATGCCGGTGGTGTCGGGGTCGACCGAAGTCCCGGTGCACAGCGTGTCGAGAAACGAATCGGTGCTGGACGGGATCAGCGGGTTGCATCCGGTGTACAACGAGTCCTCGACCTGCCATACGCCCGCCCACGCGGCCGGAATCGTATTGCCGCCTCCCAGCACCTTCACAGCGGTCAGCCAGCGAATCGCGTGGATGGGAGCCGCGGGGGTGGGCGCCGCGTGCAGCAGGCACGGGACGAGCAGGCATCCGAAAAGTACGGCCGAAACGAGTCGCAACTGCTTCATGAGCCCTCTCCTTTGAGCGAGTTGGCCGGGGGCCGAGGACCGGCAGCACACGGAAAGCTTGGCCGCAGACGTCCAGGGCCGACACTCTACTAGACGACGCTCGAACCGCCGCGTCACACGCCGGAGGCGACGGGGCGCGGCCGCCGCGCCACCACCTGAACCACGTCCGAAGTTCCGTTGTGACAGCGACCTTCATGGATCTCGCGGGTGTGCTCGCGCGCTACCTCGAACTCGAGCCCGTCGAGCTCGCGCCGCAGATCCGCCAGAGTCGGGAAGCGATCGCCATCCGGGGGCCCGCCGGTCGCCCGCTCGAGCTGGCTCGGTGTGTAGGCCTCGATCACCAGCACGCCACCCGGTGCCAGGCCGCGCGCCGCCGCGCGGTGCATGGCCTCGCGCAGCGGGCGCTCCACCTGCACCCACACCGAGACGATTCCGGCCCACGCCGCTTCGGCGATCGCGTAATCCTCGAGGTCCGCGCACTCGGTCACGATCCGCACGCCGCGCTCGAGCGCGAGGCGCTCTGCGGCCGCGAGCCCGACCGGGGACAGATCCATCGCCGTGACGCGGTGTCCGCGGCCCGCAAGGTAGACCGCGTTGCGCCCCTGGCCCTCGGCCAGGCACAGCACCGCCCCCGGCGGAATGAGGTCCGCGACCTCGACGACGAAGTCATTGGGCTCGAAGCCGAACGGCGACTCGGACTCCGAGTAACGCTGATCCCACTTCTCGCGCATGTGGCATCCTAGCCGGCGTGACGAACGAATCTCAACGCGCCTCGGCGCCTCGCGTGTTCGTGAACTCGCGTCCCGGCCGCGACTGGAACACCTGCGGACAGGCGGCGATCGCCACGGTGCTCGCCGCTCACTTTCGCGCGACGCCCGACCTGGCGCCGGGTGTGGCGTCCACGCGTTCCGGGGTGCTTCCGTTCGAGGTCGCGCCCGCCGACGCCACGCGAGTGCTTCCGCGTCTGGCCGGAACGGACGGCGAAGTGATCGACGCGATCATGACCGTTCATCCCCCGGATCTACCGTTCGGCGCCGGAACCACCGCCTTTCGTCTGGCTTCCGCACTGCGTGCCCATGGCTTACACGTACAAAGGATCCACGCGGGGCCGTTGGGATTCGGCGCCTCGCGCTCACTCGAAACCCTGCGGGCCGCGCTCGCGAGGAGGCTTCCGGTGCCGGTGCTGGTGGATGCGGGTCGATTCGGGGGTCGCGCCTATGAGGCGCACTGGGCGATCGCGCTGGCCGATGAAGGCGAGTGGCTGCGCTTCGGCAATCTCTCGCAGCCGGTGCGCCGTCCGCTGGGCGAGTTCCTGCGCGCGTGGGCGTGCCGGCACCTGCCGTGGCCGTTCAACTACTGCGCGGTGATCGCGGAGGCGCCGGCGGGCGCGCGCTCACCCGCGGCAGCGGAGCCTGCATGATCCAGCTCCGCGAGGTGCGCAAGAGCTACGGCACGACCGTGGCAGTGGACGGCGTCTCGTTCGACGTGCGCGCGGGCGAGATCTTCGGCCTGCTGGGCCCCAACGGGGCCGGCAAGTCCACCACGGTCGCGCTCATGATCGGGCTGCTCGCTCCCGACTCCGGCACGGTTCGTATCTGCGTGGGTGCGGCCGCCGGAGCACCCACCGACGCGCGGTTCCGCGCTGCGGTCGGGGTGGCGCCGCAGTCGATCGCGCTCTATGACGACCTCTCGGCGACCGAGAACCTCGAGTTCTTCGGCCGCATGCAGGGGCTCCGGGGTGCGGCGCTCAAGGATGGCGTCGAGCGAGCGCTCGCGTTCGTGGGCCTCGGGGACCGTCGTCGCGATCGCGTGAAGACGTTCTCGGGCGGCATGCAGCGGCGGCTCAACATGGCCGCGGCACTGGTGCACGAGCCGCAACTGCTGCTGCTCGACGAGCCGACGGTCGGTGTCGATCCGCAGTCCCGCAACGCCATCCTCGACAACATCCTCGCGCTCAAGCGTGCGGGCCGCACGGTCGTGTACACCACCCACTACATGGAGGAAGCCGAGCGGCTGTGCGACCGGGTCGGGATCATGGACCACGGCAAGCTGCTGGCGCTCGACTCGGTCTCGCAGCTCATCGCGACGCACGGTGGTGCGAGTGCCGTGGTGTTCGAGAACGGCGGCCCCGACGAACGCGTCGAAACCGCGGATCCGTTTCAAGTCCTGTCCGAGCGGCGCAGCGCCGGAACGCTCGGGCGCTTTCGAGTCGAACGGCCCGATCTCGAAAGCGTGTTCCTGCACCTGACCGGCCGGCAGTTGAGGGACTGATGGACACCCTGCTCGCGATGGTGGCGAAGGACTTCAAGCTGCTGCTGCGTGATCGCATGGGGGGCTTCTTCACATTCGGCTTTCCGATCGTGATGGCGATCTTCTTCGGCACGCTGTTCTCGGGCGGCTCCTCGAGCGGTCCGGCCGGCGGCATCAAGCTGGCGGTCGTCGACGAAGACACCACCACGGTCTCGCGCACCTTCGCCGACTCGCTCGCCGCTTCGCCCGAGTTACGCGTCACCCGCATGACGCTCGCCGAGGCCGAGAACGCCGTGAAACTCGGACGCCAGACCGCGTTCGTGCGGCTGCCGAGCGGCTTCGGTGCCGCGCGCGGCCGCACGTTCGCGGGTGGCGGCCCCGAGGTCGAACTGGGCATGGATCCGTCGCGTCGCGCCGAGAGCGGCATGCTGCAGGGCGTACTCATGAAACGCGCCGCGCGCGACACCTTCATGCAAAGCAACGCTTCGAAGCGGCCGACCGGAAGCACGGGTGCGGCCGGCGGCTTCGAGCCGCTGCGCTTCAGGAGCCGCGACATCGCACGCCAGGTCAAAGGCCCGCGCAACGCCTACGAGATCAGCTTTCCGCAGGGCGTGATGTGGGCGGTGGTGTCGTGCGCGCTCGGCTTCGCGCTCGGCCTCGTCAACGAGC
Coding sequences within it:
- a CDS encoding class I SAM-dependent methyltransferase, giving the protein MREKWDQRYSESESPFGFEPNDFVVEVADLIPPGAVLCLAEGQGRNAVYLAGRGHRVTAMDLSPVGLAAAERLALERGVRIVTECADLEDYAIAEAAWAGIVSVWVQVERPLREAMHRAAARGLAPGGVLVIEAYTPSQLERATGGPPDGDRFPTLADLRRELDGLEFEVAREHTREIHEGRCHNGTSDVVQVVARRPRPVASGV
- a CDS encoding ABC transporter ATP-binding protein is translated as MIQLREVRKSYGTTVAVDGVSFDVRAGEIFGLLGPNGAGKSTTVALMIGLLAPDSGTVRICVGAAAGAPTDARFRAAVGVAPQSIALYDDLSATENLEFFGRMQGLRGAALKDGVERALAFVGLGDRRRDRVKTFSGGMQRRLNMAAALVHEPQLLLLDEPTVGVDPQSRNAILDNILALKRAGRTVVYTTHYMEEAERLCDRVGIMDHGKLLALDSVSQLIATHGGASAVVFENGGPDERVETADPFQVLSERRSAGTLGRFRVERPDLESVFLHLTGRQLRD
- a CDS encoding ABC transporter permease; translation: MDTLLAMVAKDFKLLLRDRMGGFFTFGFPIVMAIFFGTLFSGGSSSGPAGGIKLAVVDEDTTTVSRTFADSLAASPELRVTRMTLAEAENAVKLGRQTAFVRLPSGFGAARGRTFAGGGPEVELGMDPSRRAESGMLQGVLMKRAARDTFMQSNASKRPTGSTGAAGGFEPLRFRSRDIARQVKGPRNAYEISFPQGVMWAVVSCALGFALGLVNERQRGTLIRLRVAPLERWRILGGKALGCFLTILMLASVVLLVGRLGFGVRPASFPLL